In one Balaenoptera musculus isolate JJ_BM4_2016_0621 chromosome 2, mBalMus1.pri.v3, whole genome shotgun sequence genomic region, the following are encoded:
- the LOC118888507 gene encoding malignant T-cell-amplified sequence 1-like — MFKKFDEKENVSNCIQLKTSVIKGIKNQLIEQFPGIDPWLNQIMPKKDPVKIVRCHEHIEILTVNGELLFFRQREGPFYPTLRLLHKYPFILPRQQVDKGAIKFVLSGANIMCPGLTSPGAKLYPAAVDTVVAIMAEGKQHALCVGVMKMSAEEIEKVNKGIGIENIHYLNDGLWHMKTYK; from the coding sequence ATGTTCAAGAAatttgatgaaaaagaaaatgtgtccaACTGCATCCAGTTGAAAACTTCCGTTATTAAGGGTATTAAGAACCAGTTGATAGAGCAATTTCCTGGTATCGATCCGTGGCTGAATCAAATCATGCCTAAGAAGGATCCGGTCAAAATAGTGCGATGCCACGAACACATAGAAATCCTCACGGTAAACGGGGAGTTACTATTTTTTAGACAAAGAGAAGGGCCTTTTTATCCAACGCTAAGGCTGCTTCACAAATACCCTTTCATCCTGCCCCGCCAGCAGGTTGATAAAGGAGCCATCAAGTTTGTGCTCAGTGGAGCCAATATCATGTGTCCGGGCCTGACCTCTCCCGGAGCTAAGCTCTACCCCGCCGCTGTGGACACGGTGGTCGCAATCATGGCAGAAGGAAAACAGCACGCCCTGTGTGTGGGAGTCATGAAGATGTCTGCAGAGGAAATCGAGAAAGTCAACAAAGGAATCGGGATCGAAAATATCCATTATTTAAATGACGGGCTGTGGCACATGAAGACGTATAAATGA
- the LOC118891074 gene encoding aldo-keto reductase family 1 member B1-like: MEKIPVLGLGTWKVAPGEVTEAVKVVIDAGLYHNENEVGVGIQCKVKEGMVRRKDLFIVSKIECHPYLTQKNLISFCQWRNVSMTAYRPLGGSSEGGAPDGRPCDPDDLSAAQEVCSSELKTTRTIPSKQSTEALLGRDKSSPRHRQLWSGMLGHSWIWGPRPYQD, from the exons ATGGAGAAGATACCTGTCCTGGGCCTGGGCACCTGGAAG GTGGCCCCAGGGGAAGTGACGGAGGCGGTCAAAGTGGTGATAGACGCGGGCTTGTACCACAACGAGAATGAGGTTGGAGTGGGGATCCAGTGCAAGGTCAAGGAGGGCATGGTGAGGCGGAAGGACCTGTTTATTGTCAGCAAG ATCGAGTGCCACCCATACCTGACTCAGAAGAACCTGATCAGTTTTTGCCAATGGAGAAATGTGTCCATGACTGCTTACCGGCCCCTCGGGGGCTCCAG TGAGGGGGGTGCACCTGATGGAAGACCCTGTGATccagatgatctttcagcagcaCAAGAAGTCTGCAGCTCAG aactGAAAACCACAAGGACTATCCCTTCAAAGCAGAGTACTGAGGCCCTCCTTGGCCGGGACAAATCCTCGCCGAGGCACAGGCAGCTCTGGTCAGGGATGCTGGGACACAGTTGGATTTGG GGACCCCGGCCATATCAGGACTGA